One genomic window of Manihot esculenta cultivar AM560-2 chromosome 16, M.esculenta_v8, whole genome shotgun sequence includes the following:
- the LOC110603704 gene encoding pentatricopeptide repeat-containing protein At3g29230, giving the protein MPVLACNCFSPSPEARKWNELIKKHMLVGDAEQAILTYVNMQVLGLRADNYTFPVLLKAAGKICLSHIGYALHGQAIKTGLFAHSFLQTALINMYGTLDCIVDACKVFAKMPVKDLIAWNSMLYAHASNGQMEDAVHLFNLMPLKDLSSFNIMISGYSSCGEALSARSIFDKMAVKDIVSWNSMVSAYIRAGYMEEAHMLFMEMSVKNKITWNTMITGCLQNEHYTEALHLFDEMKTTNCTPDYLTMTSVLSACAHLGSLETGTKIHTYAIDSGLASSPHVTTALIDMYAKCGSIVQALQVFYKSQVKDIYCWNAMIYGLALHGQGYAALELFDKMRRKLVKPDDITFIGLLNACGHSGLVQEGCQLFNSMQEDFGISPKLEHYGCTVDLLGRAGHLDQAYEVLETMPYEPGEAILGALLSACVIHQDLETGERVIKVISSRACYLSDGELMMFANLYASCGKWEEANRWREMMNDTGIVKIAGQSVIEVSGEFHKFLAGEIGQQMIITC; this is encoded by the coding sequence ATGCCAGTTTTAGCCTGCAACTGCTTCTCCCCATCCCCAGAAGCACGAAAATGGAATGAGCTTATCAAGAAGCACATGCTTGTGGGGGATGCAGAACAAGCTATTCTAACTTACGTGAATATGCAAGTACTTGGCTTGCGTGCTGATAACTATACATTTCCTGTTTTACTCAAAGCTGCCGGGAAGATTTGTCTCTCTCATATTGGCTATGCCCTTCATGGTCAGGCAATAAAAACTGGTTTGTTTGCGCATTCTTTTCTCCAAACTGCTTTGATAAACATGTATGGAACTCTTGATTGCATTGTTGATGCTTGTAAAGTGTTTGCAAAGATGCCTGTGAAAGATTTGATTGCATGGAACTCCATGTTGTATGCACATGCTTCTAATGGCCAGATGGAAGATGCTGTTCATCTGTTCAATTTGATGCCTTTAAAGGACCTCTCATCTTTCAATATCATGATTTCTGGGTACTCAAGCTGTGGGGAAGCATTGTCTGCTAGAAGCATCTTTGATAAAATGGCAGTGAAGGATATTGTTTCTTGGAATTCAATGGTATCAGCATATATCCGAGCTGGATATATGGAGGAGGCTCACATGTTATTCATGGAAATGTCAGTGAAAAATAAGATCACATGGAACACAATGATCACAGGATGTTTACAGAATGAACATTACACTGAGGCTCTTCATTTGTTTGATGAAATGAAGACGACAAATTGCACTCCAGATTATCTAACAATGACTAGTGTTTTATCGGCATGCGCGCATTTGGGATCGCTGGAAACAGGAACCAAAATCCACACATATGCCATTGATAGTGGACTTGCATCAAGTCCCCATGTGACAACAGCTTTGATAGACATGTATGCCAAATGTGGAAGCATAGTACAAGCTCTACAAGTGTTTTATAAATCCCAAGTTAAGGATATATATTGCTGGAATGCAATGATCTATGGGCTTGCCCTTCATGGTCAGGGATATGCTGCTTTAGAACTCTTTGACAAGATGAGAAGGAAGCTTGTAAAGCCTGATGATATTACCTTCATCGGCCTGCTCAATGCCTGTGGCCACTCAGGTCTGGTGCAAGAGGGTTGCCAGTTATTTAATTCCATGCAAGAGGACTTTGGAATATCTCCCAAGTTGGAGCACTACGGATGCACGGTTGATCTTCTGGGTAGAGCTGGGCATCTTGATCAAGCATATGAGGTGCTTGAAACAATGCCATATGAACCAGGAGAAGCCATCCTGGGTGCACTGCTTAGTGCCTGTGTGATTCACCAGGATCTTGAGACTGGTGAGAGAGTGATAAAGGTAATTTCTTCCAGAGCTTGCTACCTTAGCGATGGGGAGCTGATGATGTTTGCTAACTTGTATGCATCATGTGGTAAATGGGAAGAAGCAAACAGATGGAGAGAGATGATGAATGACACTGGCATTGTTAAAATTGCCGGACAAAGTGTGATTGAAG